A single window of Brevundimonas naejangsanensis DNA harbors:
- a CDS encoding YqaA family protein, with product MLRKLYDWVFSLARHRHATRSLAVVSFAESSFFPIPPDVMLAPMVLAKPERGYFYAAVCTIASVLGGLLGYAIGYFLEPVGLQMLAWLGKADTFETSKALFQQHGAWVILIKGLTPIPFKLITIASGIFQFNLALFIALCVVTRGARFFLVAFVLKRWGPPMLAIVEKRLALFTVLFLVLLIGAFFMVKLIGH from the coding sequence ATGCTGCGCAAGCTCTACGACTGGGTCTTCTCTCTGGCCCGCCATCGTCACGCCACCCGGTCGCTGGCCGTCGTCTCCTTCGCCGAGAGCTCCTTCTTCCCGATTCCGCCGGACGTGATGCTGGCGCCGATGGTGCTGGCCAAGCCCGAGCGCGGCTATTTCTATGCGGCGGTCTGCACCATCGCCTCGGTGCTGGGCGGCCTTTTGGGTTACGCCATCGGCTATTTTCTGGAGCCGGTCGGCCTGCAGATGCTGGCCTGGCTGGGCAAGGCCGACACCTTCGAGACCTCCAAGGCCCTGTTCCAGCAGCACGGCGCCTGGGTCATCCTGATCAAGGGGCTGACGCCCATCCCCTTCAAGCTGATCACCATCGCCTCGGGCATTTTCCAGTTCAATCTGGCGCTGTTCATCGCCCTGTGCGTCGTGACGCGCGGCGCCCGCTTCTTCCTGGTGGCCTTCGTGCTCAAGCGCTGGGGGCCGCCGATGCTGGCGATCGTGGAAAAGCGGCTGGCCCTGTTCACCGTGCTGTTCCTGGTGCTGCTGATCGGCGCCTTCTTTATGGTCAAGCTTATCGGACACTGA
- a CDS encoding disulfide bond formation protein B, whose product MSAIYKLLTRWWTAFALAAALAMLGAAHAFERFGGLPPCSLCLKQREVYWAAVAIAGAATFWALFSRASRGTPRIASFLLAVVFLTGAITAGYHAGGELKWWSLPATCMAAPSTSIDLSALTALIDGTGGGTAFVSCGDAPWSFAGLSMAGWNFVISLALAIISLLAAKRPKDARAPKS is encoded by the coding sequence ATGAGCGCGATCTACAAATTGCTGACCCGCTGGTGGACGGCCTTCGCCCTGGCCGCCGCCCTGGCCATGCTGGGCGCCGCCCATGCGTTCGAGCGGTTCGGCGGACTGCCGCCGTGCAGCCTGTGCCTGAAGCAGCGCGAGGTCTATTGGGCCGCCGTCGCCATCGCCGGGGCCGCCACCTTCTGGGCCCTGTTCAGCCGGGCCAGCCGGGGCACGCCGCGCATCGCCTCCTTCCTGCTGGCCGTCGTCTTCCTGACGGGAGCGATCACGGCGGGTTATCACGCCGGGGGCGAGCTGAAGTGGTGGAGCCTGCCCGCGACCTGCATGGCCGCGCCTTCGACCTCGATCGACCTGTCGGCGCTGACAGCGCTGATCGACGGGACGGGCGGCGGGACGGCCTTCGTTTCCTGCGGCGACGCGCCGTGGAGTTTTGCGGGCCTGTCGATGGCGGGCTGGAACTTTGTCATCTCCCTGGCGCTGGCTATCATCAGCCTGCTGGCGGCGAAACGTCCCAAGGACGCGCGCGCGCCCAAGAGCTAA
- a CDS encoding demethoxyubiquinone hydroxylase family protein, producing the protein MTQSAEDIAAARRIPLPRPGVGQDKARLAEILRVDHAGEFAAVHIYRAQRAVLEGRKGKDAIAADLTEMEGHEAVHLARFEALLTENRVRPTAMIPLWKLAATALGAGTALISEKAAHACTEAVESVIEKHYADQIEEVRERDPELAAELTKFREEELAHHDHAIEHGSREAPAYRLLSSVIKVGCKAAIKISERI; encoded by the coding sequence ATGACCCAATCCGCTGAAGACATCGCCGCCGCCCGCCGCATTCCCCTGCCGCGCCCCGGCGTCGGTCAGGACAAGGCGCGCCTGGCCGAAATCCTGCGCGTCGATCATGCGGGCGAGTTCGCCGCGGTCCACATCTACCGCGCCCAGCGCGCCGTGCTGGAAGGCCGCAAGGGCAAGGACGCCATCGCCGCCGACCTGACCGAGATGGAAGGGCACGAGGCCGTCCACCTGGCCCGCTTCGAGGCGCTGCTGACCGAAAACCGGGTGCGCCCGACGGCCATGATCCCGCTGTGGAAGCTGGCGGCCACGGCGCTGGGCGCCGGCACCGCCCTGATTTCGGAGAAGGCCGCCCACGCCTGCACCGAGGCGGTCGAGAGCGTCATCGAGAAACACTACGCCGACCAGATCGAGGAGGTCCGCGAGCGCGACCCCGAACTGGCCGCCGAACTGACCAAGTTCCGCGAAGAGGAACTGGCCCACCACGACCACGCCATCGAGCACGGCAGCCGCGAAGCGCCCGCCTATCGCCTGCTCAGCAGCGTCATCAAGGTCGGCTGCAAGGCCGCCATCAAGATCAGCGAACGCATCTAG
- a CDS encoding FKBP-type peptidyl-prolyl cis-trans isomerase yields MNFAWAKRPAVAALAATALLALAACGRPAAAPEDLAKNAAESAAFMKQNASEEGVKTLPSGLQYKVVASGPAGGVSPDRNDLVKVDYEGTLTDGTVFDSSFKRGAPAVFSPEGVVPGWTEALQMMKPGDEWILFLPPELGYGEMGGPPMIPGNAVLVFRLKLLDVAPVPGGGRGVGQAMG; encoded by the coding sequence ATGAACTTCGCATGGGCTAAACGCCCCGCCGTCGCCGCCCTCGCCGCGACCGCCCTTTTGGCTCTGGCCGCCTGCGGCCGCCCGGCCGCCGCGCCCGAGGACCTGGCCAAGAACGCCGCCGAATCCGCCGCCTTCATGAAGCAGAACGCCTCCGAAGAGGGGGTGAAGACCCTGCCGTCCGGCCTGCAGTACAAGGTCGTGGCCTCCGGTCCGGCGGGCGGCGTCAGTCCCGACCGCAACGACCTGGTCAAGGTCGACTATGAGGGCACGCTGACGGACGGCACGGTGTTCGACAGCTCGTTCAAGCGCGGCGCCCCGGCGGTCTTCTCGCCCGAAGGCGTGGTGCCCGGCTGGACCGAGGCCCTGCAGATGATGAAACCGGGCGACGAGTGGATCCTCTTCCTGCCGCCCGAGCTGGGCTACGGCGAGATGGGCGGCCCGCCGATGATCCCCGGCAACGCCGTGCTGGTGTTCCGCCTCAAGCTGCTGGACGTGGCCCCCGTGCCCGGCGGCGGCCGAGGCGTCGGCCAGGCGATGGGGTAA
- a CDS encoding threonine ammonia-lyase, whose amino-acid sequence MTVTIDDIREAQKRIAGQVDRTPVRYSRRLSQLTGAEIWIKFDNLHFTGSFKERGALNRLMQLTPDEKKRGVVAASAGNHAQALAYHGGRLGVPVTIVMPEGTPFVKVDGTRAHGANVVIHGLDFSASTEEAKRLQAEHGYVFVSAFDDEGIVAGQGVCGLEFVEDAPDLDALIIPIGGGGLIAGSAIAAKAIRPDIKIFGVEAARYPSFTARRRGEPAKCSGQTIAEGIAIKAVGEIPFALADSLIDEVFVCEEADFEKGVALLATLEKTVAEGAGAGGLAAILANPERFKGMKIGVELTGGNIDARMLAVVLNREMVREKRLIVYRILGDDRPGMLSAMAAVIGGLGGNIIDVVHNRLALDVPAKGAEFDIMVETRDARHAEEIGAALKDQGYELRMG is encoded by the coding sequence ATGACCGTCACCATCGACGACATCCGCGAGGCGCAAAAACGCATCGCCGGCCAGGTCGACCGCACGCCCGTTCGTTATTCCCGCCGCTTATCGCAACTGACCGGCGCCGAAATCTGGATCAAGTTCGACAATCTGCACTTCACCGGCAGCTTCAAGGAGCGCGGCGCCCTGAACCGGCTGATGCAGCTGACGCCGGACGAGAAGAAGCGCGGCGTCGTCGCCGCCTCGGCGGGCAACCACGCCCAGGCTCTGGCCTACCACGGCGGCCGCCTCGGCGTGCCGGTGACCATCGTCATGCCCGAGGGCACTCCCTTCGTGAAGGTGGACGGCACCCGCGCCCATGGCGCCAATGTGGTCATCCACGGCCTCGACTTCTCGGCCTCGACCGAGGAGGCCAAGCGGCTCCAGGCCGAGCACGGCTACGTCTTCGTCTCGGCCTTCGACGATGAAGGCATCGTGGCGGGGCAGGGGGTCTGCGGCCTAGAGTTCGTCGAGGACGCGCCCGATCTGGACGCCCTGATCATCCCCATCGGCGGCGGCGGTCTGATCGCCGGCAGCGCCATCGCGGCCAAGGCCATCAGGCCGGACATCAAGATCTTCGGCGTCGAGGCGGCCCGGTATCCGTCCTTCACCGCGCGGCGTCGCGGCGAGCCCGCCAAATGCAGCGGCCAGACCATCGCCGAGGGCATCGCCATCAAGGCCGTGGGCGAAATCCCCTTCGCCCTGGCCGACAGCCTGATCGACGAGGTCTTCGTCTGCGAGGAGGCGGATTTCGAAAAGGGCGTGGCCCTGCTGGCGACGCTGGAGAAGACGGTGGCCGAGGGCGCCGGGGCGGGCGGCCTGGCCGCCATCCTGGCCAATCCCGAGCGCTTCAAGGGCATGAAGATCGGCGTCGAACTGACCGGCGGCAATATCGACGCGCGCATGCTGGCCGTGGTGCTGAACCGCGAAATGGTCCGCGAGAAACGCCTGATCGTCTATCGCATCCTGGGCGACGACCGCCCCGGCATGCTGTCGGCCATGGCCGCCGTGATCGGCGGTCTGGGCGGCAACATCATCGACGTCGTGCACAACCGGCTGGCGCTGGACGTGCCCGCCAAGGGCGCCGAGTTCGACATCATGGTCGAGACCCGCGACGCCCGTCATGCCGAGGAAATCGGCGCCGCCTTGAAGGACCAGGGTTATGAACTTCGCATGGGCTAA
- a CDS encoding ABC transporter substrate-binding protein: MTTGAATPLKPGRRALLLGAAALLAAGPGACARRDEAAPSSLLTDLRDRPVAITPPVTKLSIDDSRFLIALSLIHPDPVSLLAAWAGDVNRLSPEIYAAYLEKSPALASLPKTPSSAAAFNVEAVLGAQPQVALVSLDSGPTDAQTGQLEQAGVRVAYIDFFQHPFQNQPRSLSLLGAMIGREEKAEAYNAFRAAKLKTIAERVAGLTDAQKPTVFLEAHAGNGPDCCNSVGAGNIGDYLTFVGARNIGAEVLKQPSGKLNLEFVVERDPDIYIATGGPHLEKTGGFVVGPKYDAETSRASLRRVAGRRGLSTLKAVREGKVHGLSHQLINSPIDIVATEVLAKWIQPELFADLDPRATLDAINKDFLAVPYRGDYWTDLVPTA; the protein is encoded by the coding sequence TTGACGACCGGAGCTGCGACCCCATTGAAACCGGGCCGTCGCGCCCTTCTGCTGGGCGCGGCCGCCCTGTTAGCCGCCGGACCCGGCGCTTGCGCGCGGCGTGATGAGGCCGCGCCGTCGTCGCTGCTGACGGACCTGCGCGACCGGCCCGTGGCGATCACCCCCCCGGTGACGAAGCTGTCGATCGACGACAGCCGTTTCCTGATCGCCCTGTCGCTGATCCACCCCGATCCGGTCAGCCTGCTGGCCGCCTGGGCCGGCGACGTGAACCGGCTCAGCCCGGAAATCTACGCCGCCTATCTGGAGAAATCCCCGGCGCTGGCCAGCCTGCCCAAGACGCCCAGTTCGGCCGCCGCCTTCAACGTCGAGGCGGTGCTGGGCGCCCAGCCGCAGGTCGCCCTGGTGTCGCTGGATTCCGGCCCGACCGACGCCCAGACGGGGCAACTGGAACAGGCGGGCGTGCGCGTCGCCTATATCGACTTCTTCCAGCACCCGTTCCAGAACCAGCCGCGCAGCCTGAGCCTGCTGGGCGCCATGATCGGCCGCGAGGAAAAGGCCGAAGCCTACAACGCCTTCCGCGCCGCCAAGCTGAAAACCATCGCCGAGCGCGTCGCCGGGCTGACGGACGCGCAGAAGCCGACCGTCTTCCTGGAGGCCCACGCGGGCAACGGGCCGGACTGTTGCAACTCGGTCGGGGCCGGGAACATCGGCGACTATCTGACCTTCGTCGGCGCCCGCAACATCGGCGCCGAGGTGCTGAAACAGCCGTCGGGCAAGCTCAACCTGGAGTTCGTGGTCGAGCGCGATCCCGACATCTACATCGCCACCGGCGGCCCGCACCTGGAGAAGACCGGCGGCTTCGTCGTCGGTCCGAAATACGACGCCGAGACCTCGCGCGCCTCGCTGCGCCGCGTGGCCGGACGGCGCGGCCTGTCGACCCTTAAGGCGGTGCGCGAGGGCAAGGTGCACGGCCTGTCGCACCAGCTGATCAACTCGCCCATCGACATCGTCGCCACAGAGGTGCTGGCCAAGTGGATCCAGCCCGAGCTGTTCGCCGATCTGGACCCGCGCGCCACGCTGGACGCGATCAACAAGGACTTCCTGGCCGTCCCCTATCGCGGGGACTACTGGACCGATCTGGTCCCCACTGCCTGA
- a CDS encoding YncE family protein, translating to MTTLRHGLMTVAAFAALAIASTASAQTIEKTVKVAPGGLYEIVFNPADNDLYVAAVGPRGANQAQIVRLQGQSLAPESSVDVSANPLYGLNLNTRTQVLYGTDTRAGAVTAINARTGEVIATIRNGDEEGAHVRQVVVDEANNKVYVSVVGGEAGDAAKPNLIWVIDGATNTVDRTITATVGGLTGAAFDPATNRLYVTGMSSNEVAAIDLATGETVGKWPSHGDSAINVAVDSEGRRLFVANQKSGELTVLNADTGALIHKAATGAGALSVAYNGAVKQIYVANRQAGTVTVLDSDTYAVKANLETGTFPQTIAIDRATNAVYVSNKARGLPRGAPAGTPVPVDPTGDVVTLIRP from the coding sequence ATGACCACCCTGCGCCACGGCCTGATGACCGTCGCCGCCTTCGCCGCCCTGGCGATCGCGTCGACCGCCTCGGCCCAGACGATCGAGAAGACCGTCAAGGTCGCCCCCGGCGGCCTTTATGAGATCGTCTTCAACCCGGCCGACAACGACCTCTATGTCGCCGCCGTCGGCCCGCGCGGCGCCAATCAGGCCCAGATCGTTCGCCTGCAGGGCCAGAGCCTGGCGCCGGAGTCCTCGGTCGACGTCTCGGCCAATCCGCTCTACGGCCTGAACCTGAACACCCGAACCCAGGTCCTGTACGGCACCGACACCCGCGCGGGCGCGGTCACGGCCATCAACGCCCGCACGGGCGAAGTCATCGCCACCATCCGCAACGGCGACGAAGAAGGCGCTCACGTCCGCCAGGTCGTCGTCGATGAGGCGAACAACAAGGTCTACGTCAGCGTCGTCGGCGGCGAGGCGGGCGACGCCGCCAAGCCGAACCTGATCTGGGTCATCGACGGCGCGACCAACACGGTCGATCGCACCATCACCGCCACCGTCGGCGGCCTGACGGGCGCGGCGTTCGATCCCGCGACCAACCGCCTCTACGTCACGGGCATGAGCAGCAATGAAGTCGCCGCCATCGACCTGGCCACCGGCGAGACGGTCGGCAAATGGCCGTCGCACGGCGATTCCGCCATCAACGTCGCCGTCGATTCCGAAGGTCGCCGCCTGTTCGTCGCCAACCAGAAGTCGGGCGAGCTGACAGTGCTGAACGCCGACACCGGCGCCCTGATCCACAAAGCCGCCACCGGCGCGGGCGCGTTGAGCGTCGCCTATAACGGCGCGGTCAAGCAGATCTACGTCGCCAACCGTCAGGCGGGCACGGTGACGGTGCTGGATTCGGACACCTATGCCGTGAAGGCGAACCTTGAGACCGGGACCTTCCCCCAGACCATCGCCATCGATCGCGCGACCAACGCCGTCTACGTCTCGAACAAGGCGCGCGGCCTGCCGCGCGGCGCCCCGGCCGGCACGCCGGTCCCGGTCGACCCGACCGGCGACGTAGTGACGCTGATCCGTCCCTGA
- a CDS encoding ABC transporter ATP-binding protein: MSGLDIQNLSAGYGGRPIVEGLTLPLLSPGEVVSVVGPNGAGKSTFLRALAGLIPAHGTIRLDETELTGLSLADRAKRVTYMPQTLPQGVALSVLETVVASIRATPLGGASFTDQQAVERAYEVLQRIGAEALAGQRLDRLSGGQKQLAGLAQALAREPRLLLLDEPTSALDLHYQLRVLDLAREAAAERGMTVMIVLHDLQAAARVSDRIAVMAKGRLVAFGTPDEAVTPAILAEVYRVSARVQRCDRGVLQVMIDDVLTS, encoded by the coding sequence ATGAGCGGGCTGGATATCCAGAACCTCAGCGCCGGCTATGGCGGCCGCCCCATCGTCGAGGGCCTCACCCTGCCGCTGCTCAGCCCCGGCGAGGTGGTGTCGGTGGTCGGCCCGAACGGCGCGGGCAAAAGCACCTTCCTGCGGGCCCTCGCTGGTCTGATCCCAGCCCACGGGACGATCCGGCTGGACGAGACGGAGCTGACCGGCCTGTCGCTGGCCGACCGAGCCAAACGCGTAACCTACATGCCCCAGACCCTGCCGCAGGGCGTGGCCCTGAGCGTGCTGGAGACGGTGGTCGCCTCGATCCGCGCCACGCCGCTGGGCGGCGCCAGCTTCACCGACCAACAGGCGGTCGAGCGCGCCTATGAGGTGCTGCAACGCATCGGCGCTGAGGCTCTGGCCGGGCAGCGTCTGGACCGGCTGTCAGGCGGCCAGAAACAGCTGGCGGGCCTGGCCCAGGCCCTGGCGCGCGAGCCGCGCCTGCTGCTGCTGGACGAGCCGACCAGCGCCCTGGACCTGCACTATCAACTGCGCGTGCTGGACCTGGCGCGAGAGGCGGCGGCCGAGCGGGGCATGACGGTGATGATCGTGCTGCACGATCTTCAGGCGGCGGCGCGCGTCTCGGACCGGATCGCCGTCATGGCCAAGGGGCGGCTGGTCGCCTTCGGGACGCCGGACGAAGCCGTCACGCCCGCCATCCTGGCTGAGGTCTATCGCGTCTCGGCCCGCGTCCAGCGCTGCGATCGCGGCGTGCTGCAGGTGATGATCGACGACGTGCTGACGAGCTGA
- a CDS encoding FecCD family ABC transporter permease, which produces MLLASLEPVASKAASGATPGATPDAIAAYGRDVRLRFLAIGGLAALALCSLLLDVVTGPSSMSPLTVLQGVFDPSSLTTAQQAIVWQVRLPYALMAMMVGAALALAGAEMQTVLNNPLASPFTLGVSSAASFGASLAIVLGVGASFIGADWLVPLNAFVFAFGSVLALQALARMKGSGVENIVLFGIALVFAFNALTALVQFLSSAEALQQLVFWTMGSLSRATWGNVGALGLVLAAVAPFSLLSSRGLTALRLGEDRAMSFGVDVKRLRFLSLLRVSLLSATAVAFVGAIGFIGLVGPHIARLLVGEDHRFFLPASILSGAVIMSLASAASKIIVPGVLMPVGIVTAVIGVPVFLVLIFRNGGRA; this is translated from the coding sequence GTGCTGTTGGCGAGTCTCGAACCTGTCGCGTCCAAGGCGGCCTCCGGCGCGACGCCCGGCGCCACGCCCGACGCGATCGCCGCCTATGGGCGCGACGTGCGCTTACGGTTCCTGGCCATCGGCGGGCTGGCGGCTCTGGCCCTGTGCAGCCTGCTCCTGGACGTGGTGACCGGGCCGTCGTCGATGTCGCCTCTGACGGTGCTTCAGGGCGTGTTCGACCCGTCCAGTCTGACCACGGCCCAGCAGGCCATCGTCTGGCAGGTGCGCCTGCCCTACGCCCTGATGGCGATGATGGTCGGCGCCGCCCTGGCCCTGGCCGGGGCCGAGATGCAGACGGTGCTGAACAATCCGCTGGCCAGCCCCTTTACGCTAGGCGTGTCCTCGGCCGCCTCCTTCGGCGCCTCCCTGGCCATCGTGCTTGGGGTGGGAGCCAGCTTCATCGGCGCCGACTGGCTGGTGCCGCTGAACGCCTTCGTCTTCGCTTTCGGCTCGGTGCTGGCGCTTCAGGCCCTGGCGCGGATGAAGGGCTCGGGCGTCGAGAACATCGTCCTGTTCGGCATCGCCCTGGTCTTCGCCTTCAACGCCCTGACGGCGCTGGTGCAGTTCCTGTCCTCGGCCGAGGCGCTGCAGCAGCTGGTGTTCTGGACCATGGGCTCGCTGTCGCGCGCCACCTGGGGCAATGTCGGGGCGCTGGGCCTAGTGCTGGCGGCTGTGGCGCCCTTTTCCCTGTTGTCCTCTCGCGGCCTGACGGCGCTTCGCCTCGGCGAGGACCGGGCCATGAGCTTTGGCGTCGACGTGAAGCGCCTGCGCTTCCTGTCGCTGCTGCGGGTCAGCCTGTTGTCGGCGACGGCCGTGGCCTTTGTCGGCGCCATCGGCTTCATCGGTCTGGTCGGGCCGCACATCGCCCGCCTGCTGGTGGGCGAGGATCACCGCTTCTTCCTGCCCGCCAGCATCCTGTCCGGCGCCGTCATCATGTCGCTGGCCTCGGCGGCGTCCAAGATCATCGTGCCGGGCGTGCTGATGCCGGTCGGCATTGTCACCGCCGTGATCGGGGTGCCGGTCTTCCTCGTGCTGATCTTCCGCAACGGAGGACGGGCATGA
- a CDS encoding alpha/beta hydrolase, with protein MDSAPCVFSPCAPPLSGGCRALSLAAEREAPGLTLWLSAPDGEPPAEGWPLLVVLEGEAYFTAAAECARRLARRPQKTRVGPMMVMGVALAPGAERVGAFAFTPGPDTGGGAPAPRGAGLLRRLVDDVLPLAVQHGADPTRAALMGHSMSGQFVLEARARSAPFARFAAVSPSIWWNPAVIDAQPSQAQSELFLAVGAQEEAPGLPGPHLARRMVSNLRDLAGAAGAALSILADEDHGSTPFASLPAILRFAARS; from the coding sequence ATGGATTCCGCCCCTTGCGTCTTTTCGCCCTGCGCGCCGCCCCTGTCCGGCGGTTGCCGCGCCCTGAGCCTGGCCGCCGAGCGCGAGGCCCCTGGCCTGACCCTGTGGCTGAGCGCGCCCGACGGCGAGCCGCCGGCTGAGGGCTGGCCCCTGCTGGTCGTGCTGGAGGGCGAGGCCTATTTCACCGCCGCCGCCGAGTGCGCGCGCCGCCTGGCCCGCCGCCCCCAAAAGACGCGCGTGGGGCCGATGATGGTGATGGGCGTGGCCCTGGCCCCCGGCGCCGAGCGTGTGGGGGCCTTCGCCTTCACGCCTGGCCCCGACACGGGCGGCGGCGCGCCTGCCCCGCGCGGCGCCGGCCTGCTGCGCCGACTGGTCGATGATGTCCTGCCGCTGGCGGTCCAGCATGGAGCCGACCCGACGCGCGCCGCCCTGATGGGCCACTCCATGTCCGGCCAGTTCGTGCTGGAGGCGCGCGCCCGCTCGGCGCCCTTCGCCCGCTTCGCCGCCGTCAGCCCGTCGATCTGGTGGAACCCCGCCGTCATCGACGCCCAGCCGTCGCAGGCCCAAAGCGAACTGTTCCTGGCCGTCGGCGCGCAGGAGGAGGCGCCCGGCCTGCCCGGCCCGCATCTGGCGCGGCGCATGGTCTCCAACCTGCGCGATCTGGCGGGGGCCGCCGGCGCGGCCCTGTCCATCCTGGCCGACGAGGACCACGGCTCGACGCCGTTCGCCAGCCTGCCCGCCATCTTGAGATTCGCCGCGCGTTCGTGA
- a CDS encoding acyl-CoA thioesterase, with protein MSDEKPIATLPEGQPVGRVIAMPADTNPEGDIFGGWLLAQMDLAGATPAFERAGGRCATVALDGMVFHQPVSVGDEVSTYAKIIRVGRTSIRVHVEAWKRARGQAEALSVRVTEGVFTYVAIDQDRKPREVPPA; from the coding sequence GTGTCCGACGAAAAGCCCATCGCCACCCTGCCTGAAGGCCAGCCCGTCGGCCGCGTCATCGCCATGCCGGCCGACACCAATCCCGAGGGCGACATCTTCGGCGGCTGGCTGCTGGCGCAGATGGACCTGGCCGGGGCCACCCCGGCGTTCGAGCGCGCGGGCGGCCGCTGCGCCACCGTGGCGCTGGACGGCATGGTGTTCCACCAGCCGGTGTCGGTCGGCGACGAGGTGTCCACCTACGCGAAGATCATCCGCGTCGGCCGCACCTCGATCCGCGTGCATGTCGAGGCCTGGAAGCGCGCGCGCGGCCAGGCCGAGGCCCTTTCGGTCCGCGTGACCGAGGGCGTCTTCACCTATGTGGCCATCGACCAGGACCGCAAGCCGCGCGAAGTGCCGCCCGCCTGA
- the def gene encoding peptide deformylase: MAIRRILTIDNAADLAILKTVAAPVEGGVTDAVRALMDDMLETMYDAPGIGLAAPQIGELTRVVVMDLGDKPVEGSSDEPQTEEEALERRNPRFFVNPEILWSSEEMFSYEEGCLSVPTYFDSVERPARVRVRYLNYQGETIEEEIEGLYAVCFQHELDHLNGVLFIDHLSRLRRDRAVAKVKKQARLAA, from the coding sequence ATGGCCATTCGTCGCATCCTGACTATCGATAACGCCGCCGATCTGGCGATCCTGAAGACCGTCGCTGCGCCCGTCGAGGGCGGGGTGACCGACGCCGTGCGCGCCCTGATGGATGACATGCTGGAGACGATGTACGACGCGCCCGGCATCGGCCTGGCCGCGCCGCAGATCGGCGAGCTGACCCGCGTGGTCGTCATGGACCTGGGCGACAAGCCGGTCGAGGGCTCCTCTGACGAGCCGCAGACCGAGGAAGAGGCGCTGGAGCGCCGCAACCCGCGCTTCTTCGTCAACCCGGAAATCCTGTGGTCCTCCGAGGAGATGTTCTCCTACGAGGAAGGCTGTCTGTCGGTGCCGACCTATTTCGACTCGGTCGAGCGTCCGGCCCGCGTGCGGGTTCGCTATCTGAACTATCAGGGCGAGACGATCGAGGAAGAGATCGAGGGCCTCTACGCCGTCTGCTTCCAGCATGAACTGGATCACCTGAACGGCGTCCTGTTCATCGACCACCTGTCGCGCCTGCGCCGCGACCGCGCGGTCGCCAAGGTCAAGAAACAAGCGAGGTTGGCCGCCTGA
- the fmt gene encoding methionyl-tRNA formyltransferase, protein MRLAFMGTPDFAVPSLAELIASGHEIVAVYSQPPRPKGRGQKLTPSPVHAFAEAMGLPVFTPESMKAPEAIETFKSLDLDAACVVAYGQILKAEVLDAPRLGCFNLHGSLLPRWRGAAPIQRAIMAGDRQTGAQIMRMSEGLDEGAIILSELMDIYADDTAASLGDRMAHVGAALWPRALAAIERGGFTETQQAGEPTYAKKITSAEARIDWTRPAAEVDAHIRGLSPFPGAWFEVEADGEPVRIKALMSALAEGQGTPGQVLDDALTIACGTGAVRLTRVQRPGKAAQPADEMLRGFPVPAGTVLDGSRRVEKAEPSERGPQG, encoded by the coding sequence ATGCGCCTAGCCTTCATGGGAACCCCCGACTTCGCCGTGCCGTCGCTGGCCGAGCTGATCGCCTCGGGGCACGAGATCGTCGCCGTCTATTCGCAACCGCCGCGCCCCAAGGGCCGGGGCCAGAAGCTGACGCCGTCGCCGGTTCACGCCTTCGCCGAGGCCATGGGCCTGCCGGTCTTCACGCCCGAGAGCATGAAGGCCCCCGAGGCCATCGAGACCTTCAAGAGCCTGGATCTCGACGCCGCCTGCGTCGTCGCCTACGGCCAGATCCTGAAGGCGGAGGTGCTGGATGCGCCGCGCCTGGGCTGCTTCAACCTGCACGGCTCGCTGCTGCCGCGCTGGCGCGGGGCCGCCCCGATCCAGCGCGCCATCATGGCCGGGGATCGCCAGACCGGCGCCCAGATCATGCGGATGAGCGAGGGCCTGGACGAAGGCGCCATCATCCTGTCGGAACTGATGGACATCTACGCCGACGACACGGCCGCCAGCCTCGGCGACCGCATGGCTCACGTCGGCGCCGCCCTGTGGCCGCGCGCCCTGGCCGCCATCGAACGCGGCGGCTTCACCGAGACGCAGCAGGCAGGCGAGCCGACCTACGCCAAGAAGATCACTTCGGCCGAAGCCCGCATCGACTGGACTCGCCCGGCGGCCGAGGTGGACGCCCACATCCGCGGCCTGTCGCCCTTCCCCGGCGCCTGGTTCGAGGTCGAGGCCGACGGCGAGCCGGTGCGGATCAAGGCCCTGATGTCGGCTCTGGCCGAAGGACAAGGGACGCCCGGTCAGGTACTCGACGACGCCCTGACGATCGCCTGCGGAACCGGCGCCGTGCGCCTGACCCGCGTGCAGCGTCCCGGCAAGGCGGCGCAACCGGCCGACGAGATGCTGCGGGGCTTTCCGGTTCCCGCCGGAACCGTGCTGGACGGATCGCGTCGGGTCGAGAAGGCGGAGCCTTCTGAGCGCGGCCCCCAAGGATAA